A stretch of Vigna angularis cultivar LongXiaoDou No.4 chromosome 4, ASM1680809v1, whole genome shotgun sequence DNA encodes these proteins:
- the LOC108321087 gene encoding isoflavone 2'-hydroxylase, which translates to MSLFLSCSLLALVLIVTLKFLFQRNRKFRNLPPGPNALPIIGNLNLVEQPIHRFFQRVSQKYGKIISLWFGSRLVVVVSSPSAYQECFTKHDVTLANRVRSLSGQYIFYDCTTVGSCSHGEHWRNLRRITSLDVLSTQRVHSFSGIRSDETKRLINRLARNSSVDYAHMEITSMFNDLTYNNIMRMISGKRFYGEETDMQNVEEAREFRDCVSEMLKLMGLSNKGDYLPFLRWFDFQNVEKRLKNISDRYDTILNKILDENRNSKDRENSMIDHLLKLQETQPEYYTDQIIKGLALAMLFGGTDSSTGTLEWALSNLLNHPEVLKKAREELDAQVGQDRLLNESDLPKLPYLRKIILETLRLYPPAPILIPHVASEDITVEGYNIPKDSIVIVNGWGMQRDPDHWKDATSFKPERFDEEGEEKKLVAFGMGRRACPGEPMAMQSVSYTIGLLVQCFDWKRVNDEKLDMTENNWITLSRLIPLEAMCKARPLAKKIGSF; encoded by the exons ATGTCTCTCTTCTTATCTTGCTCCCTCCTTGCCTTGGTCCTAATCGTCACTCTCAAGTTCCTTTTCCAAAGAAACAGAAAGTTCAGAAACCTTCCACCGGGTCCCAATGCTCTTCCCATAATAGGCAACCTTAACCTCGTCGAACAACCAATCCACCGCTTTTTTCAGCGCGTGTCCCAAAAATATGGCAAAATCATTTCCCTCTGGTTCGGCTCTCGTCTCGTGGTTGTTGTTTCCTCACCCTCAGCATACCAAGAATGCTTCACCAAACACGACGTTACCTTGGCCAACCGCGTGCGCTCCCTCTCCGGGCAGTACATCTTCTACGACTGTACCACCGTAGGGTCCTGCTCCCACGGCGAGCACTGGCGTAACCTCCGCCGCATCACTTCCCTCGACGTCCTCTCCACGCAGCGCGTCCACTCCTTCTCCGGAATCCGAAGCGACGAAACCAAGCGCCTGATTAACAGGTTGGCCAGGAACTCCAGTGTGGATTATGCGCACATGGAGATAACTTCCATGTTCAACGACTTGACCTACAACAACATCATGAGAATGATATCGGGGAAGAGGTTTTACGGGGAGGAGACTGACATGCAGAACGTGGAGGAAGCCCGGGAGTTCAGAGATTGCGTGTCGGAGATGCTCAAACTCATGGGCTTATCTAACAAGGGTGACTACTTGCCTTTCCTGAGGTGGTTCGATTTCCAGAACGTCGAGAAGCGGCTGAAGAACATTAGCGACAGGTACGATACCATCTTGAACAAGATCTTGGATGAGAACCGTAACAGCAAGGATCGTGAGAATTCCATGATCGACCATCTCCTCAAACTGCAAGAGACTCAGCCTGAGTATTACACTGACCAAATCATCAAAGGCCTTGCTTTG GCTATGCTTTTTGGCGGAACAGACTCATCAACTGGAACTTTGGAGTGggctttatctaatttgttgaaTCACCCAGAGGTGTTGAAGAAGGCGAGAGAAGAATTGGACGCTCAAGTTGGACAAGATAGATTGTTGAATGAATCAGACCTTCCAAAACTTCCTTATCTTAGGAAGATCATTCTTGAGACACTCAGGCTGTATCCCCCAGCTCCAATTCTAATTCCACACGTGGCTTCAGAAGATATCACTGTCGAAGGATACAATATCCCGAAAGACTCAATAGTGATTGTCAATGGTTGGGGCATGCAGAGAGACCCTGATCATTGGAAGGATGCTACAAGCTTTAAACCTGAGAGGTTTgatgaagaaggagaggagAAAAAGTTAGTAGCTTTTGGAATGGGAAGAAGGGCTTGCCCTGGAGAACCCATGGCTATGCAGAGCGTGAGCTATACCATTGGATTGTTGGTTCAATGTTTTGACTGGAAACGAGTTAATGATGAAAAGCTTGACATGACAGAGAACAATTGGATCACATTGTCAAGGCTAATTCCACTGGAGGCCATGTGTAAAGCTCGCCCTCTCGCTAAAAAAATTGGAAgcttttaa
- the LOC108321061 gene encoding isoflavone 2'-hydroxylase has product MGVPSLLLLFSYFLLSLLFILFSLKFLLGSRRVRNLPPGPSPLPIIGNLNLIEQPIHRFFQRTSEHYGKVISLWFGSRLAVVISSHSAFQECFTKHDLALANRLPSLSGKYIFYDNTTVGSCSHGDHWRNLRRITALDVLSTQRVHSFSGIRSDETRRLIHRLARNSRKGFARVEITSMFNDLTYNNVMRMISGKRFYGEEADMKNAEEAREFRETVAEMLQLMGLANKADYLPFLRWFDFQNVEKRLKSISKRYDAILNKIIDENRSNKDNRENSMIDHLLKLQETQPQYYTDQIIKGLALAMLFGGTDSSTGTLEWSLSNLLNKAEVMEKAREELKRVVGEDRLLNETDLPKLCYLRKIILETLRLYPPAPVLIPHVTSEDISVGGFHVPRDTAVIINGWAMQRDPEMWDEATCFKPERFDVEGEEKKLVAFGMGRRACPGEAMAMQSVSYTLGLLIQCFDWKRVNDEKVDMRENNWITLSRLIPLQAMCKTRPLYAQLSSI; this is encoded by the exons ATGGGAGTGCCTTCTTTGCTGTTGCTCTTCTCTTACTTTCTCCTTTCCCTCCTATTCATACTTTTCAGTCTCAAGTTCCTGTTGGGAAGCAGAAGAGTGAGGAATCTGCCACCGGGGCCTTCTCCTCTGCCCATAATAGGAAACCTCAACCTCATCGAACAACCCATCCACCGCTTCTTTCAACGAACTTCCGAGCATTACGGCAAAGTCATCTCCCTCTGGTTCGGTTCCCGTCTCGCCGTCGTAATCTCTTCACACTCGGCATTCCAAGAATGTTTCACCAAACACGACCTTGCCTTGGCCAACCGCCTTCCCTCTCTCTCCGGAAAATACATTTTCTACGACAACACCACCGTCGGCTCCTGTTCCCACGGTGACCACTGGCGCAACCTCCGCCGCATCACCGCCCTCGACGTTCTCTCCACCCAGCGAGTCCACTCTTTCTCCGGAATCCGAAGCGACGAGACCAGGCGCTTGATTCACAGGCTGGCCAGGAACTCGCGCAAGGGTTTTGCTCGCGTGGAGATAACTTCCATGTTCAACGACTTGACCTACAACAACGTGATGAGGATGATATCCGGGAAGAGGTTTTACGGAGAGGAGGCCGACATGAAGAACGCGGAGGAAGCCAGGGAGTTCAGAGAGACCGTGGCGGAGATGCTGCAACTCATGGGCTTGGCTAACAAGGCCGATTACCTGCCTTTCCTGAGGTGGTTCGATTTTCAGAATGTGGAGAAGCGCTTGAAGAGTATCAGCAAGAGGTACGATGCCATCTTGAACAAGATCATCGACGAGAACCGCAGCAACAAGGATAATCGTGAGAACTCCATGATCGACCATCTCCTGAAACTCCAAGAGACTCAGCCTCAGTATTACACCGATCAGATAATCAAAGGCCTTGCTCTG GCGATGCTATTTGGAGGAACGGACTCGTCGACGGGAACTCTGGAGTGGTCGTTGTCGAATTTGTTGAATAAGGCAGAAGTGATGGAGAAGGCGAGAGAGGAGTTGAAGAGAGTGGTGGGGGAAGATCGGTTGTTGAATGAGACAGACCTTCCAAAACTTTGTTATCTTAGGAAAATAATTCTTGAGACACTTAGGTTGTATCCGCCAGCTCCAGTGCTCATACCACACGTTACTTCGGAGGATATAAGTGTGGGAGGATTCCATGTGCCTCGGGACACAGCAGTGATCATCAATGGGTGGGCGATGCAGAGAGATCCTGAGATGTGGGATGAAGCGACATGCTTTAAACCTGAGAGGTTTGATGttgaaggagaagagaaaaagttggtTGCTTTTGGGATGGGAAGAAGGGCTTGCCCAGGAGAAGCCATGGCCATGCAAAGCGTTAGCTATACTTTGGGTTTGTTGATTCAATGTTTCGATTGGAAACGAGTGAACGATGAAAAAGTTGATATGAGAGAGAATAATTGGATCACTTTGTCAAGGTTAATTCCTCTTCAAGCCATGTGCAAGACCCGCCCACTCTACGCTCAGCTTTCCtcaatttag
- the LOC108321091 gene encoding serine carboxypeptidase-like has product MAPSPTLTLSQVSVSLVLLFFASLSSSYATSRLTHHLENSYQSPAQTLIRSFNLSPKDPVNILQGDSQAFVSGKIVEKKFSFFGDSGPSIQDLGHHAGYYSLPSSKAARMFYFFFESRNRKDDPVVIWLTGGPGCGSELALFYENGPFHIANNLSLLWNDYGWDQASNILFVDQPTGTGFSYTSDQTDIRHDETGVSNDLYNFLQEFFKAHPEFIKNDFYITGESYAGHYIPALASRVNQGNKGNQGIHINLKGFAIGNGLTNPAIQFPAYPDFALDNGIISKAEHDDITKSIPVCEQAAKTCQTQGGTSCDNALNICYKIFSSILSIAGDINYYDIRKKCVGDLCYDFSNLETLLNLQKVKSALGVPVNLKFVSCSSAVYDAMIQDWMKNLEVGIPALLEDGIKVLVYAGEKDLICNWLGNSRWVHAMQWSGQKAFGTSPTVKFVVDGVDAGSLNSYGPLSFLKVYEAGHMVPMDQPKAALEMLKRWMGGKLATQ; this is encoded by the exons ATGGCTCCATCACCAACGTTAACCCTCTCACAAGTGTCTGTGTCTCTTGTTCTGCTTTTCTTCGCATCGCTTTCTTCTTCCTATGCAACTTCTCGTCTCACCCATCACCTTGAAAACTCATATCAATCACCAGCACAAACGCTCATAAGAAGCTTCAACCTGTCCCCAAAGGACCCAGTAAACATTCTCCAAGGTGACAGTCAAGCTTTTGTTTCTGGGAAGATCGTGGAGAAGAAGTTCTCTTTTTTCGGTGATTCTGGACCTTCTATTCAAGACCTTGGTCACCATGCAGGTTACTATTCACTTCCCAGTTCCAAAGCTGCAAG GATGTTCTACTTTTTCTTTGAGTCAAGGAACAGAAAGGATGACCCAGTTGTGATATGGTTAACTGGAGGACCAGGGTGTGGCAGTGAATTGGCTTTGTTTTATGAGAATGGCCCTTTTCATATTGCCAATAATTTGTCTCTTTTATGGAATGATTATGGTTGGGATCAG gcatcaaatattttatttgttgaccAACCTACTGGTACAGGGTTTAGTTACACTTCTGATCAAACTGACATTCGTCATGATGAAACTGGCGTTAGCAATGATTTATATAACTTCTTGCAG GAGTTTTTCAAGGCACATCCTGAGTTCATTAAGAATGACTTCTATATCACTGGTGAATCATATGCTGGACACTATATTCCTGCTCTTGCATCCCGGGTTAACCAAGGAAACAAAGGAAATCAAGGAATTCATATAAACCTCAAG GGTTTTGCAATTGGTAATGGGTTAACAAATCCTGCAATTCAGTTCCCAGCATACCCAGACTTTGCATTAGATAATGGAATTATCTCAAAGGCTGAACATGATGATATAACCAAGTCAATTCCTGTTTGTGAACAAGCTGCTAAAACTTGCC AAACTCAAGGTGGAACAAGTTGTGATAATGCATtgaatatttgttataaaattttctCAAGTATATTGTCCATTGCCGGGGACATTAAC TACTATGACATCAGAAAGAAGTGTGTGGGGGATCTGTGCTATGATTTCAGCAACTTGGAGACGCTGCTAAACCTGCAGAAAGTGAAGAGTGCTTTAGGTGTGCCGGTTAACTTGAAGTTTGTTTCATGCAGTTCAGCAGTGTACGATGCTATGATTCAAGATTGGATGAAAAATCTGGAAGTGGGGATTCCTGCTCTTCTTGAGGATGGAATCAAGGTGCTTGTGTATGCAGGGGAAAAAGATCTCATATGCAACTGGTTAG GAAACTCAAGGTGGGTTCATGCAATGCAGTGGTCAGGCCAAAAAGCGTTTGGAACATCTCCTACAGTGAAATTTGTTGTTGATGGTGTAGATGCAGGGTCTTTGAACAGCTATGGACCTCTATCTTTTCTCAAG GTGTATGAGGCTGGGCATATGGTTCCTATGGATCAACCAAAAGCTGCACTTGAGATGCTTAAAAGATGGATGGGAGGGAAACTGGCCACACAATGA